The Lactuca sativa cultivar Salinas chromosome 2, Lsat_Salinas_v11, whole genome shotgun sequence genome includes a window with the following:
- the LOC111915981 gene encoding ATP-dependent 6-phosphofructokinase 5, chloroplastic codes for MGSLSPSINPRLVSQANSYDLVSFRRVFGPVLTGPQARPDMTGACRRSRRRAVYAKKNANEDFVNCDSEWKSKFKEDFEKRFNIPHISDFFPDAASYPSTFCLSMRTPINEEFAEGYPSDEEWYGYINNDDRVLLKVIRYSSLSSAGAECIDPDCTWVEQWIHRAGPREKIYFKPENVKAAIVTCGGLCPGLNDVIRQIVITLEIYGVKKIVGIPFGYRGFGKEIDEIPLSRKVVQNVHLSGGSLLGVSRGGPSLDEIVDSMEDRGINMLFVLGGNGTHAGANLIHNECIKRGLKVAVVGVPKTIDNDILLMDKTFGFDTAVEEAQRAINAAYIEAHSAYRGIGIVKLMGRSSGFIAMHASLASGQIDICLIPEVPFELQGSHGVLNHLKYLLETKGSAVICVAEGAGQSFLEKTNAKDASGNVVLGDIGVHIQQEVKKYFKEMGNPTDVKYIDPTYMIRACRANASDGILCTVLGQNAVHGAFAGYSGITVGICNTHYVYLPITEVISYPKIVDQNSRMWHRCLTSTGQPDFL; via the exons ATGGGGTCACTTTCTCCATCGATCAACCCGAGGTTGGTTAGTCAGGCGAATAGTTATGATCTGGTTTCCTTCCGCCGCGTGTTTGGGCCGGTTCTCACTGGTCCGCAGGCAAGACCTGACATGACCGGCGCTTGCAGGAGAAGTCGTCGTCGCGCAGTGTACGCCAAGAAGAATGCAAATGAGGATTTTGTTAATTGCGATTCCGAGTGGAAATCTAAGTTCAAAGAAGACTTCGAGAAGCGATTCAACATCCCTCACATTAGTGATTTCTTCCCTGACGCTGCTTCATATCCCTCCACTTTCTGTCTCAGCATGAG GACTCCTATAAATGAAGAATTTGCAGAAGGGTATCCTTCAGATGAGGAATGGTATGGATACATTAATAATGATGATAGAGTTCTACTCAAG GTTATCCGATATTCATCCCTTTCATCTGCTGGAGCTGAATGCATTGATCCTGATTGTACATGGGTTGAACAATG GATTCATCGGGCTGGCCCACGTGAGAAAATATACTTCAAACCAGAAAATGTGAAGGCTGCAATTGTAACTTGTGGGGGACTCTGTCCTGGACTTAATGATGTCATAAGACAA ATTGTCATCACACTTGAGATTTATGGTGTGAAAAAAATAGTTGGGATTCCTTTTGGGTATCGTGGATTTGGTAAAGAAATAGATGAAATTCCT TTGTCTAGGAAAGTGGTTCAAAATGTTCATCTTTCGGGTGGAAGTTTATTAGGAGTTTCTCGTGGAGGACCGAGTCTTGATGAAATTGTGGATAGCATGGAG GATAGAGGAATCAACATGCTTTTTGTTCTAGGTGGAAATGGGACACATGCGGGAGCTAATTTAATACATAATGAG tgtaTAAAACGAGGGTTAAAAGTAGCTGTAGTTGGTGTTCCCAAAACTATAGACAATGATATTCTCCTCATGGATAAAACATTTGGTTTCGATACCGCTGTTGAAGAGGCACAAAGAGCTATAAATGCTGCTTACATCGAG GCACATAGTGCTTATCGTGGTATTGGGATTGTGAAGTTGATGGGAAGGAGTAGTGgttttatagccatgcatgcgtCTCTTGCTAGTGGTCAAATTGATATTTGTTTAATTCCAGAAGTACCCTTTGAGTTGCAGGGATCTCATGGTGTCTTGAATCATCTTAAATATTTACTTGAGACAAAGGGCTCAGCCGTCATTTGTGTAGCCGAGGGAGCTGGTCAG AGTTTTTTGGAGAAAACAAATGCGAAAGATGCATCGGGGAATGTTGTATTAGGAGATATCGGTGTACATATACAACAAGAG gtGAAAAAATATTTCAAGGAGATGGGGAATCCAACTGATGTAAAATACATTGATCCTACTTATATGATCCGTGCATGTCGAGCAAATGCATCCGATGGGATTTTATGCACAGTTCTTGGTCAAAATGCT GTCCATGGTGCATTTGCGGGATACAGTGGAATCACAGTTGGAATATGCAACACTCACTATGTCTATTTGCCAATTACTGAAGTCATTTCTTACCCTAAAATTGTTGACCAAAATAGTCGTATGTGGCATCGTTGTTTGACCTCTACAGGCCAACCAGACTTTCTTTAA